The genomic window GCCGAGGCGATCACCTGGACCCTGCTCATCATCGGGATGATCCTCAAGTACGTCACGAAGACGACCGACCTCGGCGTGAGCATCGGTGGCGCGCTGCACGGCTTCGTGTTCCTCGTCTACGGCGCGACGGTCCTGCTCATCGGGATCAACCAGCGCTGGCCCATCGGCACGATCCTCGTGGGCCTCGTGAGCGCCGTCGTCCCGTACGCGACCATCCCCTTCGACCTCTGGGCGGACCGCACCGGCCGACTCGACGGGACATGGCGCCGTGAGGCGGGTGCCGACCCGCGCGACCAGCGCGTGCTCGACCGCCTGACCCGCTGGCTCGTCCGACACCCGGTCCTGCTCGTGGTCGTCGGCGGCCTCGTGGTCGTCGCCGTCTTCACGGCCCTGCTCGTCGTCGGGCCGCCGGTCCCGAAGGGCTGATCGTCAGGGTCCCTGCGGACCGCCGGGGCCCACCCCGTCCGCTCAGCCGAGCAGCTCGACCAGATTCCGCGTGATCTCGGAGCGGGCCTCATCACTGGAGATCGTCGCCGAACCGTCACCGGGCTGCACCCCGTAGTCACCGAAGCTCGCGTGGTTCGCCCCGCCGATCTCGACCATCGTCGCGTCGGCGGGCAGCCGGACGCGCGCGTCGGCGACCTTCTCCGGGGTACTCAGTCCGTCATCGCTCCCCGCGAGGCTCAGCACCTCGAGAGCCGAGCCGGAGAGGTCGTTCGCGCAGTAACTCCCGAACAGGACGAGACCCGTCACCGCGGGATCCTCTGCGAGCTGGCAGGCGCGCACCCCGCCGAGCGAGTGGCCGCCGACGAACCAGGTGTCGACGTCCGGGGCGGCGGCGGTGAACGTCTCCAGCGGCCGCTGGTCGAAGAACGCCAGGTTGAGCGTCGGCTTCGTGATGACCACGGTCACGCCGGCCTCCTCGACGACGCCGGACAGCTTGTACAGGTAGGCGTAGGGGTCGACCTTCGCCCCGGGGATGAAGACGAGACCGGTACCGGAGGCCGGACGCTCGGCGTCCGCGGTCGGGGCGAGGACCACGGCGTCGCCGACGTCGGTGACGGAGACCGCAGGGTCCTCCCACACCGCGAGTGCGGCGGGACGGGTGCCCCGCATGACGATCTGGGTCCAGACGACGAACCCGAGGACGACGACGAGCACCGCGCAGAGGATTCCGATGAGGATCGACGTCAGCCGCCCCGCCCGCCGCGGTCGGCCAGGGTGCTCGGTCACTTCGCTCATGTCGTTCCTCCACGCTCGGCGCCCCGCGAGGATCACGGTGGACCGGCTCCCTCCAGTATCCCAAACCGGCCCGGCGCGCGTCAGTCGTGAGGCACGCCACTGCCCGCCGGGAGCCCGGGTCCCGGTCGCGCTGTCAGGCGATCCGCCTATGCTCGACGGGTGACCACCACTCGCACGAAGCACCCCAGCGGGCCGTCGATGACGATCGGCCTCATCACGCACCCGACGAAGAACATCGACGACTCCGTCCGCATCCTCCGCTCATGGCAGCTCGAACACGGCGCGCGCCTCGTCGGACTCCGCGCGGAGGCCAACCGGCTCGGCGACGACGTCGAACTGCTCGACGAGGACGCCTTCGCGTCGTCGGTCGACGTCGCCGTGGCGATGGGCGGCGACGGCACGATGCTCGGCGCGATGCGGCTGCTCGCCGGCCGATCCGCACCGGTGCTCGGCGTCAACTACGGCAACGTCGGCTTCCTCGTCGAGGTCGAGCCGGCCGCGCTCGCGGAGGCACTCCAACGGGTCAGCGACAACGAGTTCTCCCTCGAACCGCACCACGGCCTCGAGGTGACGATCACCACCGGCGAGCAGGTCGCCCATCTCCTCGCCTTCAACGACGTCTCCATCGCCCGGCGCCCGGGAACCGGCGTGGTCATGGCCGACCTCGCCGTGGACGGCACCGCCTACGGGTACTTCAAAGCCGATGCGATCGTGATCGCCACCCCGACCGGATCGACGGCCTACAACTACGCGG from Plantibacter flavus includes these protein-coding regions:
- a CDS encoding alpha/beta hydrolase produces the protein MSEVTEHPGRPRRAGRLTSILIGILCAVLVVVLGFVVWTQIVMRGTRPAALAVWEDPAVSVTDVGDAVVLAPTADAERPASGTGLVFIPGAKVDPYAYLYKLSGVVEEAGVTVVITKPTLNLAFFDQRPLETFTAAAPDVDTWFVGGHSLGGVRACQLAEDPAVTGLVLFGSYCANDLSGSALEVLSLAGSDDGLSTPEKVADARVRLPADATMVEIGGANHASFGDYGVQPGDGSATISSDEARSEITRNLVELLG
- a CDS encoding DUF3817 domain-containing protein, coding for MSPRRLFRLIAIAEAITWTLLIIGMILKYVTKTTDLGVSIGGALHGFVFLVYGATVLLIGINQRWPIGTILVGLVSAVVPYATIPFDLWADRTGRLDGTWRREAGADPRDQRVLDRLTRWLVRHPVLLVVVGGLVVVAVFTALLVVGPPVPKG
- a CDS encoding NAD(+)/NADH kinase; this encodes MTTTRTKHPSGPSMTIGLITHPTKNIDDSVRILRSWQLEHGARLVGLRAEANRLGDDVELLDEDAFASSVDVAVAMGGDGTMLGAMRLLAGRSAPVLGVNYGNVGFLVEVEPAALAEALQRVSDNEFSLEPHHGLEVTITTGEQVAHLLAFNDVSIARRPGTGVVMADLAVDGTAYGYFKADAIVIATPTGSTAYNYAAGGPVLSPAVAATVVTPVAPMSGIDRSFILGPAERLQFSIGTATKQAAVEIDGQVLSDVASGAVVTVRLVRDAANVVRLDPSRHSRKGRMKLSLLDLPLRRDQLLDLVPPDIRARVERPSRVRRTRSKPADPSH